In the Lysinibacillus sp. PLM2 genome, one interval contains:
- the pyrR gene encoding bifunctional protein PyrR, with the protein MSPQITELLDGPSMNRALTRIAHEIIERNKGIDECILVGIKTRGAYLAKRLAEKIEKIEGKPIRTGELDITLYRDDLSTKFENGEAFVQEVDIDYGVTNQKIILVDDVLYTGRTVRAALDAVMDLGRPSQIQLAVLVDRGHRELPIRADYVGKNIPTAGSERIVVRLLEVDESDNVTLHKVD; encoded by the coding sequence ATGTCACCACAAATTACCGAACTATTAGATGGACCATCAATGAATCGAGCTTTAACAAGAATTGCCCATGAAATCATTGAACGTAACAAAGGGATCGATGAGTGTATTTTAGTAGGAATTAAAACAAGAGGCGCTTATTTAGCAAAAAGACTTGCTGAAAAAATCGAAAAGATTGAAGGGAAACCGATTCGAACTGGGGAGCTCGATATTACATTATACAGGGATGATTTATCAACAAAGTTTGAAAATGGTGAAGCATTTGTTCAAGAAGTAGATATCGACTATGGTGTAACAAATCAAAAAATCATCCTTGTAGATGATGTATTATATACAGGTCGAACGGTTCGCGCGGCACTTGACGCTGTAATGGATTTAGGAAGACCTTCACAAATTCAATTGGCAGTATTAGTAGATCGTGGCCATCGCGAATTACCAATTCGGGCAGATTACGTTGGTAAAAACATACCTACAGCAGGTTCAGAACGAATCGTAGTAAGACTATTAGAAGTAGACGAATCAGATAATGTTACATTACACAAAGTTGATTAA
- the pyrC gene encoding dihydroorotase — MTKYIQNVQMLNELGELVTTSITIEGKVIAEIGGEKPVGAEVIDGKGSFVSPGFVDLHVHLREPGYEHKETIKTGTQSAAKGGFTTICAMPNTKPVPDSKENFELIKGLIKESAVVRVLPYGSLTVDEAGEKRTNLAELKEHGAVAFSDDGVGIQLASTMYEQMQDAAKIDAVVVAHCEDNSLIYDGVMHEGKRNKELGLPGIPSICESVQIARDVLLAEAAGARYHVCHVSTKESVRAVRDAKAAGIRVTAEVCPHHLLLEEMDIPSDDANWKMNPPLRAKDDQDSLHQALLDGTIDCIATDHAPHTTEEKCCGMVGAPFGIVGFETAFPLLYTHFVETGKWTLKQLVEWMTVKPAAIFDLPYGKIEVGASADLTIIDLNKEQKVEAEFFATKGRNTPFNGWAAKGWPIMTIFEGSIVYKEAE; from the coding sequence ATGACAAAATACATTCAAAATGTACAAATGTTAAACGAACTTGGAGAGCTTGTCACAACGAGTATTACGATAGAAGGAAAAGTCATTGCAGAAATCGGTGGAGAAAAACCAGTTGGAGCGGAAGTGATTGACGGTAAAGGAAGCTTCGTTTCACCAGGATTTGTGGATTTACATGTTCACCTTCGGGAACCAGGCTATGAACATAAAGAAACAATTAAAACAGGAACTCAGTCAGCAGCTAAAGGTGGTTTTACAACGATTTGTGCAATGCCAAATACCAAACCAGTGCCTGATTCGAAAGAAAATTTTGAATTAATCAAAGGTTTAATTAAAGAAAGTGCAGTAGTGCGCGTTTTACCATACGGCTCATTGACGGTGGATGAGGCAGGAGAAAAACGTACGAATCTTGCAGAGCTAAAAGAGCATGGGGCCGTTGCATTTTCAGATGATGGCGTTGGTATTCAGCTTGCGTCTACAATGTATGAACAAATGCAGGATGCAGCGAAGATTGACGCAGTTGTCGTTGCGCATTGTGAAGATAACTCATTAATCTATGATGGCGTCATGCACGAAGGGAAACGAAATAAAGAGCTTGGCTTACCAGGTATACCTTCCATTTGTGAATCAGTACAAATCGCGAGAGACGTGTTACTAGCAGAAGCTGCTGGAGCTCGCTATCATGTATGTCACGTATCAACAAAGGAATCTGTTCGTGCAGTTCGTGATGCGAAAGCAGCTGGAATTCGTGTAACAGCAGAAGTATGTCCACATCACTTATTGCTTGAAGAAATGGACATTCCAAGTGATGATGCGAACTGGAAAATGAATCCTCCACTTCGTGCTAAGGATGATCAGGATTCATTACATCAGGCATTACTTGACGGTACAATCGATTGTATAGCGACGGATCACGCACCTCATACAACAGAGGAGAAATGCTGTGGAATGGTTGGGGCACCATTTGGCATTGTTGGTTTTGAAACAGCCTTTCCATTGTTATATACACACTTCGTAGAAACAGGGAAATGGACATTAAAACAACTAGTTGAATGGATGACAGTAAAACCTGCTGCTATATTCGATTTACCTTATGGGAAAATTGAAGTCGGAGCATCAGCAGACTTAACAATTATCGATTTAAATAAAGAACAAAAGGTTGAAGCAGAATTCTTTGCAACGAAAGGCCGCAACACACCATTTAATGGGTGGGCGGCTAAAGGTTGGCCAATCATGACGATTTTCGAAGGCAGCATTGTCTATAAGGAGGCAGAATAA
- the pyrAB gene encoding carbamoyl-phosphate synthase pyrimidine-specific large chain: MPKRTDIETILVIGSGPIIIGQAAEFDYAGTQACLSLKEEGYKVILINSNPATIMTDTEIADKVYIEPISLEFVSRILRKERPDAILPTLGGQTGLNMAIELNNSGILDELGIEILGTKLDAIHKAEDRDLFRNLMYELGAPVPESDIIHNLDEAKAFVNKIGYPVIVRPAFTLGGTGGGICSNDQELEEIVQSGLKYSPVTQCLLEKSIAGYKEIEYEVMRDSKDNAIVVCNMENFDPVGIHTGDSIVVAPSQTLSDREYQMLRNISLDIIRALKIEGGCNVQLALDPHSFNYYVIEVNPRVSRSSALASKATGYPIAKLAAKIAVGLTLDEIINPVTGSTYADFEPALDYIVAKIPRWPFDKFESAKRNLGTQMKATGEVMALGRNFEEAILKAVRSLETGQIHIELKHAEDNTDNWIEKRIRKAGDERLFFIAEALRRGVTVEQIHEWSQIDLWFLNKLQNIIDMEKTLSEYKNDLEVLRQAKRMGFADKKISELWETTPEAIYALRKETGIIPVYKMVDTCAAEFESTTPYYYGTYEEENESIVTDKPSVVVLGSGPIRIGQGVEFDYATVHSVWAIQEAGYEAIIINSNPETVSTDFSISDKLYFEPLTIEDVMHIIDLEKPVGVVVQFGGQTAINLADKLAANGVKILGTSLEDIDRAENRDKFEQALHDLDIPQPAGETAVSTEEALAIGKRLGFPVLVRPSYVLGGRAMEIVYNEQELEHYMENAVEASPDHPVLVDRYLTGQEIEVDAICDGENVLIPGIMEHVERAGVHSGDSISVYPPQKLTDEQKATLVDYTTRLAKGLNIIGLMNIQYVLSNGEIYVIEVNPRSSRTVPFLSKITNIPMANIATKAILGQSIVEQGYPTGLAKEQKGVFVKVPVFSFAKLRRVDITLGPEMKSTGEVMGKDATFEKALYKGFVASGMEIKQHGTVLFTVSDKDKQEAIELAKRFNTVGYRIMATEGTAKSFAEAGIHADVVGKIGSKEKTLLDVIQNGEAQLVINTLTKGKQPARDGFRIRRESVENGVPCLTSLDTAEAMLEVIESMTFTAEEMPKAEVIHS; encoded by the coding sequence ATGCCTAAACGTACAGATATTGAAACAATTTTAGTTATCGGATCAGGTCCAATTATTATCGGTCAAGCAGCAGAATTTGACTACGCAGGTACTCAAGCCTGTCTATCATTAAAAGAAGAGGGCTATAAAGTAATTTTAATTAACTCTAACCCTGCAACGATCATGACTGATACAGAGATTGCTGACAAAGTATATATCGAACCTATTTCATTAGAGTTTGTATCCCGAATTTTAAGAAAAGAACGCCCAGATGCTATCCTGCCAACACTTGGAGGACAAACGGGTTTAAATATGGCCATTGAATTAAATAATTCAGGGATTTTAGATGAACTAGGAATTGAAATTTTAGGAACGAAATTAGATGCGATTCATAAAGCAGAAGACAGAGATCTATTCCGTAATTTAATGTATGAGTTAGGAGCTCCAGTACCTGAATCAGATATTATTCATAACTTGGATGAAGCAAAAGCTTTCGTTAATAAAATCGGTTATCCAGTAATTGTTCGTCCAGCATTTACCCTTGGTGGTACGGGCGGAGGAATTTGTTCGAACGATCAAGAATTAGAAGAAATCGTACAAAGCGGTTTAAAATATAGTCCTGTAACACAATGTTTACTTGAAAAATCTATTGCTGGCTACAAAGAGATTGAATATGAAGTAATGCGCGACTCTAAGGATAATGCAATTGTCGTTTGTAATATGGAAAACTTTGACCCAGTTGGTATTCATACAGGGGATTCAATAGTAGTTGCTCCTTCTCAAACGCTGTCAGATCGTGAATATCAAATGCTACGTAACATTTCATTGGATATTATTCGTGCGCTAAAAATTGAAGGTGGATGTAACGTACAATTAGCTCTTGATCCACATAGCTTCAACTATTATGTAATCGAAGTAAATCCACGTGTATCACGTTCTTCTGCGCTAGCGTCAAAAGCAACTGGTTATCCAATTGCGAAGCTTGCAGCAAAAATCGCAGTAGGTCTAACATTAGATGAAATCATTAATCCTGTAACAGGCTCAACCTATGCTGATTTCGAACCAGCTCTTGACTACATTGTTGCAAAAATTCCACGTTGGCCATTCGATAAATTTGAATCTGCTAAACGTAATTTAGGAACACAAATGAAAGCGACTGGGGAAGTAATGGCTCTAGGCCGTAATTTTGAGGAAGCGATTTTAAAAGCAGTTCGTTCATTAGAAACAGGCCAAATCCACATTGAACTTAAACATGCAGAGGACAATACGGATAATTGGATAGAAAAACGTATTCGTAAAGCTGGAGACGAGCGACTATTCTTCATCGCCGAAGCTCTACGCCGTGGTGTAACAGTTGAGCAAATTCATGAGTGGTCGCAAATCGATTTATGGTTCTTAAATAAGCTTCAAAATATTATCGATATGGAAAAAACGCTTAGCGAGTACAAAAACGACTTAGAAGTATTGCGTCAAGCGAAACGTATGGGATTTGCTGATAAAAAAATCAGCGAACTATGGGAAACGACTCCAGAAGCAATTTATGCATTACGTAAAGAGACGGGGATCATTCCGGTTTATAAAATGGTTGATACTTGTGCAGCGGAGTTTGAATCGACAACACCTTACTACTATGGTACTTACGAAGAAGAAAACGAATCAATCGTAACAGATAAACCATCTGTAGTAGTTCTTGGTTCTGGCCCAATTCGTATCGGTCAAGGGGTAGAGTTTGACTATGCAACAGTACATTCTGTATGGGCAATTCAAGAAGCGGGCTATGAAGCAATCATTATAAATTCAAATCCAGAAACAGTTTCAACTGACTTCTCCATCTCAGACAAACTGTACTTTGAACCATTAACAATTGAAGATGTTATGCACATCATTGATTTAGAAAAACCAGTTGGTGTTGTTGTACAATTCGGTGGTCAAACTGCGATTAATTTAGCAGATAAGCTTGCTGCAAATGGTGTGAAGATATTAGGAACAAGCTTAGAGGATATCGACCGTGCTGAAAATCGAGATAAATTTGAACAGGCTTTACACGATTTAGATATCCCACAACCTGCGGGTGAAACAGCTGTATCGACTGAAGAAGCCCTTGCAATTGGTAAACGATTAGGATTCCCAGTGCTCGTTCGCCCATCTTATGTACTTGGTGGTCGTGCGATGGAGATTGTTTACAATGAGCAAGAATTAGAACACTATATGGAAAATGCAGTAGAAGCTTCCCCAGATCATCCAGTATTAGTTGACCGTTATTTAACAGGTCAAGAAATAGAAGTGGATGCAATCTGTGATGGTGAAAATGTATTAATTCCAGGTATTATGGAACATGTTGAACGTGCAGGTGTTCACTCAGGTGACTCGATTTCCGTATATCCACCACAAAAGCTTACGGATGAACAGAAGGCAACTTTAGTTGATTACACAACTCGTTTAGCAAAGGGACTAAACATTATTGGTTTAATGAACATTCAGTACGTACTATCAAATGGAGAGATTTATGTAATCGAAGTAAATCCTCGCTCAAGTCGTACGGTACCGTTTTTAAGTAAAATTACAAATATTCCGATGGCAAACATCGCAACAAAAGCAATTCTTGGTCAATCAATCGTTGAACAAGGATACCCAACAGGCTTAGCGAAAGAACAAAAAGGAGTATTTGTAAAAGTACCAGTATTCAGCTTTGCGAAGCTTCGTCGAGTAGATATTACGTTAGGACCTGAAATGAAATCAACTGGGGAAGTAATGGGGAAAGATGCAACATTTGAAAAGGCATTATATAAAGGCTTTGTTGCAAGCGGTATGGAAATTAAGCAGCACGGTACAGTTCTATTCACCGTTTCTGATAAAGATAAACAAGAAGCGATTGAATTAGCAAAACGCTTCAACACTGTTGGCTATCGTATCATGGCAACAGAAGGTACAGCAAAAAGCTTTGCAGAAGCTGGCATTCATGCTGATGTAGTAGGTAAAATCGGTTCGAAAGAAAAAACTTTACTAGATGTAATTCAAAACGGAGAAGCTCAGCTTGTTATTAATACATTAACAAAAGGTAAACAACCAGCTCGTGATGGATTCCGTATTCGTCGTGAATCTGTAGAAAATGGTGTACCATGTTTAACTTCTTTGGATACTGCTGAAGCTATGTTAGAAGTCATTGAATCAATGACATTTACAGCTGAAGAAATGCCCAAAGCGGAGGTTATCCATTCATGA
- the pyrB gene encoding aspartate carbamoyltransferase → MRNLLSMEFLTNEEVMEILLRAQEFEKGDDTILTRSYNVSNLFFEPSTRTKTSFEMAERKIGCTVIPFDAGFSSALKGETMYDTVKTLEMIGMDAVVIRAKEDEYYNELLEGINVAVINAGDGAGQHPSQSLLDLYTIYKEFGYFEGLNVTIAGDISHSRVAKSNATALKRLGANVRFLCPPEWAGDFEAHHSWDELIEDSDVIMLLRIQHERHVVNKSFSKESYHDEYGLTFEREAKMKKGSIIMHPAPVNRDVEISSELVECERSRIFNQVRNGVFVRMAILETILKGR, encoded by the coding sequence ATGAGAAACCTACTATCTATGGAATTTTTAACAAATGAAGAAGTAATGGAAATTTTGCTTCGTGCACAGGAATTTGAAAAAGGTGACGATACGATTTTAACCCGTTCATATAACGTGTCAAACTTATTTTTCGAGCCAAGTACACGAACAAAAACCAGCTTTGAGATGGCGGAACGAAAAATTGGTTGTACAGTGATACCTTTTGATGCAGGTTTTTCAAGTGCTTTAAAAGGAGAAACAATGTATGACACAGTCAAAACTTTAGAAATGATTGGTATGGATGCAGTTGTCATTCGTGCAAAGGAAGATGAATATTACAATGAACTGCTTGAAGGTATAAATGTTGCTGTAATCAATGCAGGAGATGGGGCTGGGCAACATCCATCTCAAAGTCTATTAGATTTATATACGATTTATAAGGAATTCGGATATTTTGAAGGATTGAATGTAACAATCGCAGGTGATATATCCCATAGTCGTGTAGCAAAATCCAATGCAACTGCATTAAAACGATTAGGTGCAAATGTTCGATTTTTATGTCCACCAGAATGGGCAGGTGATTTTGAAGCCCATCATTCTTGGGATGAATTAATTGAGGATAGCGATGTTATTATGCTTTTACGAATCCAGCATGAGCGGCATGTTGTAAATAAAAGCTTTTCAAAAGAAAGCTATCACGATGAATATGGTTTAACATTTGAGCGTGAAGCAAAGATGAAAAAAGGCTCGATTATTATGCACCCAGCACCAGTTAATCGAGACGTTGAAATTTCTTCAGAATTAGTAGAATGTGAACGTTCAAGAATTTTTAATCAAGTAAGAAATGGTGTATTTGTTCGAATGGCCATTCTTGAAACGATTTTGAAAGGAAGATAA
- the rluD gene encoding pseudouridine synthase, whose product MTIVTYTIEEATAGERIDKALSILSAEWSRSQIATWISEDRITVNGEEIKAKYKVKEGDVIEIDVPEPELLEVIPENLNLEIVYEDEDVLVVNKPKGMVVHPAPGHTTGTLVNGLMYHCKDLSGINGVLRPGIVHRIDKDTSGLLMVAKNDHAHHSLVEQLVNKTVTRKYTALVHGHIAHDKGTIDAPIARDPKDRQKQAVVDNGKHAVTHFQVLERFGGVYTLVECILETGRTHQIRVHMNYIGYPLVGDPKYGPKKTIDFGGQVLHAGVLGFVHPTSKEYLEFQVPLPDDFVTLLENLRKEG is encoded by the coding sequence ATGACGATTGTAACATATACAATTGAAGAGGCAACAGCAGGAGAACGCATTGACAAAGCATTATCTATACTTTCGGCTGAATGGTCACGTTCGCAAATTGCAACATGGATTTCAGAAGATAGAATTACAGTGAACGGAGAAGAAATTAAGGCAAAATATAAAGTGAAGGAAGGGGATGTAATTGAAATTGATGTCCCTGAGCCAGAACTTTTAGAAGTAATTCCAGAAAATTTAAATCTTGAAATTGTTTATGAAGACGAGGATGTACTAGTTGTTAATAAACCAAAAGGAATGGTTGTTCATCCAGCGCCAGGGCATACTACTGGAACCCTTGTAAATGGATTAATGTATCATTGTAAAGACTTATCTGGAATCAATGGTGTATTAAGACCAGGCATTGTCCATCGTATTGATAAAGATACATCTGGTTTGTTAATGGTTGCTAAAAACGATCATGCTCACCATTCGTTAGTGGAACAATTGGTCAATAAAACAGTTACACGTAAATATACAGCGTTAGTTCATGGGCATATTGCTCATGATAAAGGAACGATCGATGCACCGATTGCACGAGATCCTAAAGATCGTCAAAAACAAGCAGTAGTGGATAACGGAAAACATGCTGTGACACATTTTCAGGTTCTAGAACGCTTTGGTGGCGTATATACATTGGTCGAATGTATTTTAGAAACGGGCCGTACACACCAAATTCGTGTTCATATGAATTATATTGGTTATCCATTAGTGGGTGATCCAAAATATGGACCGAAAAAGACGATTGATTTTGGTGGACAAGTGTTACATGCTGGTGTGCTTGGATTTGTTCATCCAACTTCAAAGGAATATTTAGAGTTCCAAGTGCCTTTACCAGATGATTTTGTGACATTACTTGAAAACTTACGAAAAGAAGGTTGA
- the carA gene encoding carbamoyl-phosphate synthase small chain: MKKRMLILEDGTVFNGYAFGSDRASQGEVVFTTGMTGYQETLSDPSFYGQIVTFTYPLIGNYGINRDDFESITPAIRGMVVRELAKLPSNFRCDMSLNDYLISKDIPGIEGIDTRKLTRIIRTKGAVRAILTEAEAEVNIEDIVAQLNSTPLITNHVKEVSPKAAYPSPGRGKRVVLMDFGMKHGILRELNKRDCDVLVVPYNTPADQILAWHPDGIMLSNGPGDPADVKESIETIRELIGKVPIFGICLGHQLFALASGAKSFKLPFGHRGANHPVKDLRTGRTELTSQNHGYAIDADSLEGTDLEITHVALNDGTVEGLRHKKYPVFTVQYHPEASPGPEDSNHLFDEFIELMEAHSGKEKQHA, translated from the coding sequence ATGAAAAAAAGAATGTTGATTTTAGAAGATGGAACAGTATTTAATGGTTATGCTTTCGGGAGTGACCGTGCTTCTCAAGGTGAGGTTGTATTCACGACGGGTATGACAGGATATCAGGAAACATTATCGGATCCTTCTTTTTATGGACAAATCGTTACTTTCACATATCCGTTAATCGGAAACTACGGAATTAATCGTGATGATTTTGAATCGATCACACCTGCTATCCGAGGAATGGTAGTAAGAGAGCTTGCAAAACTACCATCAAACTTCAGATGCGACATGTCTTTAAACGATTATTTAATCTCAAAAGATATTCCTGGAATTGAAGGTATTGATACACGTAAATTAACGCGCATTATTCGTACGAAGGGTGCGGTACGAGCGATCTTAACTGAAGCGGAAGCGGAGGTTAATATTGAAGATATCGTTGCTCAATTAAATTCAACACCGTTAATTACTAACCATGTAAAAGAAGTATCGCCGAAAGCTGCTTATCCAAGTCCGGGCCGTGGTAAACGAGTAGTGTTAATGGACTTTGGTATGAAACACGGTATTTTAAGAGAGTTAAATAAACGAGATTGTGATGTACTAGTCGTTCCTTACAATACTCCAGCTGACCAAATTTTAGCTTGGCATCCAGATGGGATTATGTTGTCAAATGGCCCTGGGGACCCAGCGGATGTAAAAGAAAGTATTGAGACAATTCGAGAATTAATTGGCAAAGTGCCGATTTTCGGTATTTGCTTAGGTCATCAATTATTTGCTTTAGCAAGTGGTGCTAAAAGCTTCAAATTACCATTTGGTCACCGTGGTGCAAACCATCCAGTAAAGGATTTACGCACTGGTCGCACAGAATTAACATCGCAAAACCACGGTTATGCTATTGATGCAGATTCTTTAGAAGGAACGGATTTAGAAATTACTCATGTTGCATTAAATGATGGCACAGTAGAAGGATTACGTCATAAAAAATATCCAGTTTTCACAGTACAATATCACCCAGAAGCTTCACCTGGGCCAGAAGATTCAAATCATCTATTTGATGAATTTATCGAATTAATGGAAGCTCATTCAGGGAAGGAGAAACAACATGCCTAA
- the pyrK gene encoding dihydroorotate dehydrogenase B (NAD(+)), electron transfer subunit, producing the protein MIQQERMTVVQQEKIAKNIFELTLQGEIVQDMNPGQFVHIRVSDSFEPLLRRPISIANINKDSREFKLVYRAEGRGTEILSQKQIGDEVDVLGPLGNGFPIDAVPSGGTALLVGGGIGVPPLYELSKQLNERGIRTMHIFGFATEDVSFYEEKFSSLGDTHYVTVDGTLGSKGFVTDVLDELQPEFDTFYACGPMPMLRALENYYPEKQGFLSFEERMGCGIGACFACICKTTEKTEKDYVKVCSDGPVFAKGVVKL; encoded by the coding sequence ATGATACAACAAGAGAGAATGACAGTAGTGCAGCAAGAAAAAATCGCAAAAAATATATTTGAACTAACACTTCAAGGGGAAATTGTTCAGGATATGAATCCTGGACAATTTGTCCATATACGAGTATCTGATTCCTTTGAACCTCTTCTTAGAAGACCAATTAGCATTGCGAATATTAATAAAGATTCTAGGGAATTCAAACTAGTTTATCGCGCTGAAGGTCGTGGGACTGAAATTTTATCACAAAAACAAATTGGTGATGAAGTGGATGTTTTAGGTCCACTAGGAAATGGTTTTCCAATCGATGCAGTTCCAAGTGGAGGTACTGCACTATTAGTAGGTGGTGGTATCGGTGTTCCGCCATTGTATGAACTTTCTAAACAGCTCAATGAACGCGGTATTCGCACAATGCATATTTTTGGTTTTGCAACAGAGGATGTATCATTTTATGAAGAAAAATTTTCTTCATTAGGGGATACACATTATGTAACAGTTGATGGTACTTTGGGTTCAAAAGGTTTTGTTACAGATGTACTTGATGAACTTCAACCTGAATTCGATACATTTTATGCTTGTGGGCCAATGCCCATGTTAAGAGCTCTTGAAAATTATTACCCTGAAAAACAAGGATTTTTATCGTTTGAGGAAAGAATGGGCTGTGGAATAGGCGCATGCTTTGCGTGTATATGTAAAACAACTGAAAAGACAGAAAAAGATTATGTAAAGGTTTGCTCAGATGGACCAGTATTTGCGAAAGGAGTTGTGAAGCTATGA
- the pyrP gene encoding uracil permease, which translates to MANNAVLDINDKPSAGQLITLSFQHMFAMFGSTILVPQLVGLSPAIALLTSGIATIIFLFITQFKVPAYLGSSFAFISPIIVVAGIDGTTGASINPGNAMIGAMAVGVTYGIVSLIIWKAGYKWLMRLLPPIVVAPVIMVIGLGLAGTAVDMAMNITVDDVKQYSVLHFSAALVTLFAAIIFTIFFKNILSTMPILLGLIVGYIYSAIIGIVDFTKVMEADWFALPEFLIPGVHYEFNITSTILLGMVPIVIVTISEHIGHQLVLGKVVNKNYIKDPGLNRSLLGDGLGTFASALIGGPPKTTYGENIGVLAITRVFSVYVILGAAVLAILFSFLGKAMALIQTIPTAVLGGISILLFGIIASSGLRMLVENNIDFGNNRNMVIASVILVIGIGGAALRFTESFAIEGMALAAIVGVLLNLVLPGREIEVKDFYENE; encoded by the coding sequence ATGGCTAATAACGCTGTGTTAGATATTAATGATAAACCATCAGCTGGACAATTAATCACATTAAGCTTTCAGCATATGTTCGCAATGTTTGGCTCAACGATCTTAGTTCCACAATTAGTTGGATTAAGTCCAGCGATTGCTTTGTTAACAAGTGGTATCGCTACAATTATCTTTTTATTCATTACTCAGTTTAAAGTACCTGCTTATCTAGGGTCGTCCTTTGCTTTCATTTCACCAATTATTGTTGTGGCAGGTATAGATGGTACTACCGGTGCTAGTATTAACCCTGGTAACGCGATGATTGGGGCAATGGCGGTTGGTGTTACATACGGAATTGTTTCCTTAATTATTTGGAAAGCAGGATATAAATGGTTAATGCGTTTATTGCCGCCAATTGTTGTAGCACCAGTCATTATGGTTATCGGACTTGGCTTAGCTGGAACTGCGGTTGATATGGCGATGAACATTACTGTAGACGATGTTAAACAATATAGTGTTTTGCATTTCTCAGCAGCTCTTGTGACATTGTTTGCAGCAATTATTTTCACAATATTCTTTAAAAACATTTTAAGCACTATGCCCATTTTGTTAGGTCTGATTGTTGGATATATTTATTCTGCAATTATCGGAATTGTAGATTTTACAAAAGTAATGGAAGCAGATTGGTTTGCTTTACCGGAGTTTCTTATCCCAGGTGTACATTATGAATTTAATATCACATCAACTATTTTACTAGGAATGGTTCCAATAGTGATCGTAACAATTTCAGAGCATATTGGTCACCAATTAGTTTTAGGTAAGGTTGTGAACAAAAACTACATAAAGGATCCAGGATTAAATCGTTCATTATTAGGTGATGGGTTAGGTACATTTGCAAGTGCTTTAATCGGTGGCCCACCAAAAACTACATACGGTGAAAATATTGGTGTATTAGCAATTACAAGAGTATTCTCGGTATATGTTATTTTAGGAGCAGCAGTATTAGCAATTCTATTCTCCTTCTTGGGGAAAGCGATGGCTTTAATCCAAACAATCCCAACAGCAGTTCTTGGAGGTATTTCAATTCTCCTGTTTGGTATTATCGCTTCAAGTGGATTAAGGATGTTAGTTGAAAACAACATCGATTTTGGAAATAACCGCAACATGGTCATTGCATCTGTTATCCTAGTCATCGGAATTGGCGGTGCAGCACTTAGATTTACGGAATCCTTTGCAATTGAAGGTATGGCCTTAGCGGCGATTGTTGGTGTTTTGTTAAATCTCGTTTTACCTGGAAGAGAAATAGAAGTAAAAGATTTCTACGAAAATGAATAA